TTCGTTTTGCATTTAATTATATGTTTGAATTAGAAAAAGAAATGTTAGAACTATATGATAAAATGGGAAGTTGTGATCCTGATGAAATGGATAGACTAATGGAAGAAGTGGGAGAAATCCAATCTATACTAGAAAGTTCTGATTTTTATTCTTTGGACTCTAAAATAGAAGAATACGCTGCAGGATTGGGACTCATTGAAATTGGACTTGATAAAGATGTTAGTGAACTTTCTGGAGGACAAAGAGCTAAAATTTTACTTACTAAGGTACTTCTTGAAAATCCTATGATATTAATACTAGATGAGCCTACTAACTTTTTAGATGAAAATCATATTTTTTGGCTTAAAAACTTTCTAAAAAATTATGAAAATGCTTTTATTTTAGTTTCCCATGATATTCCTTTTTTAAACGAAGTTACAAATGTTATTTATCATGTTGAAAATGCTAATCTTACACGTTATACTGGAGATTATTATGAATTTATAAAAATGCATGAATTGAAAAAAAGACAAATAGAACAAGCTTATAAAAAGCAACAAAAAGAAATTGCACATCTAAAGGATTTTATTTCGAGAAATAAAGCTAGAGTAGCCACTACTAATATGGCTAAGGATAGACAGAAAAAATTAGATAAAATGGATATTATTGAAATTTCCAAGGAGAAAATTAAACCATCTTTTAATTTTAAAATAGCTAGAACTCCAAGTAGAGAAATTGTTATTGTTAAAGATTTAATAATTGGATATGATGAACCCCTTACTAAAATATTAAATTTTTCAATTGAACGTAACCAAAAAATAGCTATTAAAGGTGTTAACGGTCTTGGAAAATCAACTCTTTTAAAAACACTTCTAGGAAAAATCAAGCCTATTTCAGGAGAAGTTGAACATGGACAATTTTTAGAAACTGGATATTTTGAGCAAGAGGAAGATATTAAAGGAATAACAGCACTGGATTTTATTTGGAATGAATTTCCAAGTTTGACAAACTATGAAGCAAGAGGTGCCCTTGCAAAGTGTGGACTGACAAAGGATCATATTACAAGCCAAATCCAAGTCTTATCTGGGGGAGAAAATGCTAAGGTTCGTCTATGTAAGCTAATGTTAAGAGAATCTAATTTTTTAGTTCTAGATGAACCTACTAACCATCTTGATGTTGATGCTAAAAATGAACTAAAAAGAGCTTTACAAGAATTCAAAGGAACTATTCTTTTAGTTAGCCATGAACCTGAATTTTATATGGATATTGCCACAGATATTTGGAACGTTGAAGATTGGACAACTAAAATAGTATAAAAAAAAAGACTTTTCAGTCTTTTTTTTTATTTACAAATTTTATTAAAATCCTCTATAAATAATTCTATATGTTCTTCCTTTGTTGCCCAAGATGTTACAAAACGAACAATCGACCTATCATTATTATATTTCCCTTGAATTTCATATTTATATTTTTTTCCCACTTCTTTTAATATTTTATTTGGAATAATCACAAATAATTGATTGGTAAAGGAATCTACATATAATTCCATTTTATTTTTTAAAAAATTTTCTTTTAATTTTTTAGCCATTAAATTAGAATGTTTTCCCACTTCCCAATATAAATTTTCCTTGAATAATTCATTAAATTGAATTCCCAATAATCTTCCTTTGGCAAATAAAGCTCCTCTTTGTTTAATACTATATTGAAATCCCTCTGTTAATTTTTCATTGAAAAATATAACTGCTTCTCCAAAATAAGCTCCACATTTTGTTCCTCCCACATATAAAACATCACAAAGATCTTTATAATCTTCAAATAAAATATCATTATCTTCAGATGTTAAAGCTGATGCTAATCTTGCTCCATCAATAAATAAATATAATCCATTTTCTTTACAAAATTTAAATAATGATTTTAATTCTTCTTTTTTATAAAGAACTCCTAATTCATTTGGGTTAGATATGTATACCATCTTTGGTTCTACATTGTGAGCATCTGTATGACAAGATAATACATTTTTTATTAATTGTGGATTTAATTTTCCATCCTTTGTTCCTATTAATCTTACTTTATGCCCAGTAGATTCAATAGCTCCTGTTTCATGAGAATTTATATGACCTGTTTCTGCTGAAATTACAGCTTGGTAAGGTCTTAATATATGAGATATTACTGTTAAGTTAGTTTGTGTTCCACCAACTAAAAAACGAATATGATAATTTTCACATTTTAATTTTTTTTCATATTTTTATATGCTTCAAATGTATATTCGTCTTCCCCATAACCATCTGTTTGAATTAAATTACTTTTTAACAATACATCCATTATTTGTGGATGAGCACCCTCACTATAATCATTTTTAAAACTTATCATATTAATCTCCTCCCAATTTGCACTTTTAAATATAGTTTAAGTATATTATGTTTAA
The DNA window shown above is from Fusobacterium sp. IOR10 and carries:
- the abc-f gene encoding ribosomal protection-like ABC-F family protein; protein product: MSILDVKNVTHGYGSRTILEDASFRLLKGEHVGLVGANGEGKSTFLNIITGSLVPDEGKIEWCNHITTGYLDQYSTLEKGKTIRDILRFAFNYMFELEKEMLELYDKMGSCDPDEMDRLMEEVGEIQSILESSDFYSLDSKIEEYAAGLGLIEIGLDKDVSELSGGQRAKILLTKVLLENPMILILDEPTNFLDENHIFWLKNFLKNYENAFILVSHDIPFLNEVTNVIYHVENANLTRYTGDYYEFIKMHELKKRQIEQAYKKQQKEIAHLKDFISRNKARVATTNMAKDRQKKLDKMDIIEISKEKIKPSFNFKIARTPSREIVIVKDLIIGYDEPLTKILNFSIERNQKIAIKGVNGLGKSTLLKTLLGKIKPISGEVEHGQFLETGYFEQEEDIKGITALDFIWNEFPSLTNYEARGALAKCGLTKDHITSQIQVLSGGENAKVRLCKLMLRESNFLVLDEPTNHLDVDAKNELKRALQEFKGTILLVSHEPEFYMDIATDIWNVEDWTTKIV